Proteins encoded in a region of the Magnetospirillum sp. genome:
- the ligA gene encoding NAD-dependent DNA ligase LigA, with protein sequence MAADTSKILVEDLTRAQAKTELGRLAKQLARLDLAYHAKDAPLVEDSEYDLLKRRNAAIEARFADLKRGNSPSDKVGAPAAAGFAKIRHDVPMLSLDNAFAAEDVREFGQRLRRFLDFGTDDAIAFSAEPKIDGLSISLLYEDGKFVRAATRGDGEEGEDVSANVRTIGEIPVKLSGNAPARIEVRGEIYMTKADFLAMNARQAAAEEKTFANPRNAAAGSLRQLDASVTKTRPLRFFAYTLGAYDGPAIDSQTNLLERLRHWGFTVNERARPCADEEALLAYYAEIGRDRASLPYDIDGVVYKVDRFDLQRRLGFVSRSPRWAIAHKFPAERAETTLTKIDIQVGRTGALTPVAILEPVNVGGVLVARATLHNEDEIKRKDIHEGDRVTVQRAGDVIPQIVEAVRTPNSCAFVFPEKCPVCGSAAIRPPGEAIRRCTGGLSCDAQIVERLRHMVSRGAFDIEGLGEKNIEEFFALGWLKQPADLFRLKSHAPVLEKREGWGEKSVQRLLAAIDARRTLPLERFIFGLGIRQVGEATARLLASHYGTLAHWTEAMDKAAAELAAFTGEKRKPELVGEAWKELVAIDQIGDAVASDIAAFFAEPHNRTALDDLASETKAAPFEKPAATNEAVAGKTIVFTGTLTTMSRDEAKAGALALGAKVAGSVSKKTDLVVAGPGAGSKLAEAEKHGVAVIDEAAWRKLAGLD encoded by the coding sequence ATGGCGGCCGATACCTCGAAAATCTTGGTCGAGGACCTCACGCGCGCGCAAGCCAAGACCGAACTGGGCCGACTTGCCAAGCAGCTGGCCCGGCTCGATCTCGCCTACCACGCCAAAGATGCGCCGCTGGTCGAGGATTCCGAATACGACCTGCTCAAGCGGCGCAACGCCGCCATCGAAGCCCGCTTTGCCGATCTCAAACGCGGCAACTCGCCGTCCGACAAGGTGGGCGCACCGGCTGCCGCAGGCTTTGCCAAGATCCGCCACGACGTGCCGATGCTCTCGCTCGACAACGCCTTTGCGGCCGAAGACGTGCGCGAATTCGGCCAGCGTCTGCGCCGCTTTCTCGATTTCGGCACAGACGACGCTATCGCTTTCTCGGCCGAGCCCAAGATCGACGGGCTGTCGATATCGCTGCTCTACGAGGACGGAAAATTCGTGCGCGCCGCCACGCGCGGCGACGGCGAAGAAGGCGAAGACGTGTCGGCCAATGTCCGCACGATCGGCGAGATCCCGGTTAAGCTTTCGGGCAACGCGCCGGCGCGCATCGAGGTGCGCGGCGAGATCTACATGACCAAGGCCGATTTCCTGGCGATGAATGCGCGCCAGGCGGCGGCCGAGGAAAAGACCTTCGCCAATCCGCGCAATGCCGCGGCAGGCTCCTTGCGCCAGCTCGACGCGAGTGTCACCAAGACCCGGCCTTTGCGCTTCTTCGCCTATACGCTGGGCGCCTATGACGGGCCTGCCATCGACAGCCAGACCAATCTGCTCGAGCGGCTGCGCCACTGGGGCTTCACCGTCAACGAACGTGCGCGGCCGTGTGCTGACGAAGAAGCGCTGCTGGCCTACTACGCCGAGATCGGGCGCGATCGCGCGTCCTTGCCCTACGACATCGACGGCGTCGTCTACAAAGTCGATCGGTTCGATCTGCAGCGCCGTCTGGGCTTCGTGTCACGAAGCCCGCGCTGGGCGATCGCCCACAAATTCCCGGCCGAACGCGCCGAGACGACCTTGACCAAGATCGACATCCAGGTCGGCCGCACGGGCGCCCTTACGCCGGTGGCGATCCTCGAGCCCGTCAATGTCGGCGGCGTGCTGGTGGCGCGCGCCACCTTGCACAACGAAGACGAGATCAAACGCAAAGACATCCACGAAGGCGACCGCGTGACGGTGCAGCGGGCGGGCGACGTGATCCCGCAGATCGTGGAGGCCGTGCGCACGCCCAATTCGTGCGCCTTCGTCTTTCCGGAGAAATGCCCGGTCTGCGGTTCGGCCGCCATCCGCCCGCCCGGCGAAGCCATTCGGCGGTGCACAGGCGGGCTCTCGTGCGATGCCCAAATCGTCGAACGCCTGCGCCATATGGTTTCGCGCGGGGCCTTCGACATCGAAGGGCTCGGCGAGAAAAACATCGAAGAGTTTTTCGCCCTCGGCTGGCTCAAACAGCCGGCCGATCTGTTCCGGCTCAAGAGCCACGCCCCCGTGCTCGAAAAGCGCGAAGGCTGGGGCGAAAAATCCGTGCAGCGGCTGCTCGCCGCCATCGATGCGCGCCGCACATTGCCGCTCGAGCGCTTCATCTTCGGCCTCGGCATTCGCCAGGTCGGCGAAGCGACGGCGCGATTGCTGGCAAGCCACTACGGCACGCTCGCCCATTGGACCGAAGCGATGGACAAGGCGGCCGCCGAGTTGGCGGCGTTCACGGGCGAGAAACGCAAACCCGAACTGGTCGGCGAAGCGTGGAAGGAACTCGTCGCGATCGACCAGATCGGCGACGCGGTCGCAAGCGACATCGCCGCGTTTTTTGCCGAGCCGCACAATCGAACCGCCCTCGACGATCTGGCGAGCGAGACGAAAGCCGCCCCGTTCGAAAAACCGGCCGCGACCAACGAAGCGGTGGCGGGCAAGACGATCGTCTTCACCGGCACGCTTACGACGATGAGCCGCGACGAAGCCAAAGCGGGCGCACTTGCCCTCGGCGCCAAAGTGGCGGGCTCGGTTTCGAAAAAGACCGATCTCGTCGTGGCGGGTCCGGGGGCCGGCTCCAAACTTGCCGAGGCCGAAAAACACGGCGTGGCCGTGATCGACGAAGCGGCCTGGCGCAAACTCGCCGGGCTCGACTGA
- a CDS encoding aminopeptidase P family protein: MVQPPKRVSVCRMSYQGDEVLARLLAKHTAALDVAGVRRLVAGVLAAPPAFVPDAWHVLVAADASDALKAQLEALKSELAATRSDGLADGAWVPARVADLRAELKRQSLDGFVLPRGDEHQGEYVSPRAERLLWLTGFSGSAGACVVLAAQAAIFVDGRYTLQVRDQVDGKLFEYCHLVDNPPAVWLAANAAAGMRIGYDPWLHSTDSAERLRQACAKAGAVLVALASNPVDAVWANRPLAPLGPVVPQAVAYAGKSAAEKRAEIASRLAADKLAAAVISAPDSLAWLLNLRGGDVPHTPVALGFAILPADAAQPLDLFIEPIKLTPAAKAALGNGVRIRRPDELGAALDALGAAKARVLTDRLTASAWIDQRLADSGAVLTRDVCPCALPKACKNPQELAGIRAAHVRDGAAVTRFLAWLAAEGGSGKYDEIALADRLLEFRKQTGCLRDTSFSTISGAGPNGAIVHYRATPATAKVLSAGMVYLVDSGGQYEDGTTDITRTIAIGTLEDGFKREVADRFTRVLKGHIALARARFPAGTSGSQLDVLARRALWDAGLDYDHGTGHGVGAFLSVHEGPQRISKMPNSVALQPGMVVSNEPGYYKTGAYGIRIENLVAVADLPKAPAAERAMLGFETLTLAPIDRNLVDRDLLDAGELAWFDAYHARVAAEIGPLVEDATKAWLKAATAPL, encoded by the coding sequence ATGGTTCAACCCCCCAAACGCGTTTCGGTGTGCCGCATGAGCTATCAGGGCGATGAAGTTTTGGCGCGTCTTTTGGCGAAGCACACGGCCGCTCTCGACGTTGCCGGCGTACGGCGGCTTGTGGCGGGCGTGCTGGCGGCCCCGCCGGCGTTTGTTCCCGACGCCTGGCATGTTCTGGTTGCAGCCGATGCGTCCGACGCGCTCAAAGCGCAGCTCGAAGCGTTGAAATCCGAACTCGCCGCGACCCGATCCGACGGGCTCGCCGACGGCGCTTGGGTTCCGGCCCGCGTCGCCGATCTGCGCGCCGAACTGAAACGCCAGTCGCTCGACGGTTTCGTGCTTCCGCGCGGCGACGAACATCAAGGCGAATATGTGAGCCCGCGTGCCGAGCGGCTTTTGTGGCTGACGGGCTTTTCGGGCTCGGCCGGCGCGTGCGTGGTGCTGGCGGCGCAGGCGGCAATTTTCGTCGACGGGCGCTACACGCTGCAGGTTCGCGACCAGGTCGACGGAAAATTGTTCGAATATTGCCATCTCGTCGACAATCCGCCCGCCGTGTGGCTTGCCGCCAATGCCGCCGCAGGCATGCGCATCGGCTACGACCCGTGGCTGCATTCGACCGATTCGGCCGAGCGGTTGCGCCAAGCGTGCGCCAAGGCTGGGGCCGTGTTGGTGGCGCTTGCATCAAATCCGGTCGATGCCGTGTGGGCCAACCGGCCGCTCGCACCCTTGGGCCCCGTGGTGCCGCAGGCCGTTGCCTATGCAGGCAAGTCGGCCGCCGAAAAACGCGCCGAGATCGCGTCGCGTCTGGCCGCCGACAAGCTCGCGGCGGCCGTGATTTCGGCCCCCGACAGTCTGGCGTGGCTGCTCAATTTGCGCGGCGGCGATGTGCCGCATACGCCCGTGGCGTTGGGTTTTGCCATCCTGCCCGCCGATGCGGCCCAGCCGCTCGATCTGTTCATCGAACCGATAAAACTCACGCCCGCTGCCAAAGCGGCGCTGGGCAATGGTGTGCGCATTCGTCGGCCCGACGAGTTGGGCGCGGCGCTCGATGCGTTGGGGGCTGCCAAAGCCCGCGTGTTGACCGACCGGCTCACGGCCTCGGCCTGGATCGACCAGAGGCTCGCCGACAGCGGGGCGGTCCTCACCCGCGATGTCTGCCCGTGCGCGTTGCCCAAAGCCTGCAAGAATCCGCAGGAACTCGCCGGCATTCGTGCTGCCCATGTGCGCGACGGGGCCGCCGTCACGCGGTTTCTTGCGTGGCTTGCGGCCGAAGGCGGCAGCGGCAAATACGACGAGATTGCGTTGGCCGACCGATTGCTCGAATTCCGCAAACAAACCGGCTGCCTTCGCGACACGAGTTTTTCGACGATCTCGGGTGCCGGGCCCAACGGCGCCATCGTGCATTATCGCGCCACGCCGGCGACGGCGAAGGTTCTCAGCGCCGGCATGGTCTATCTCGTCGATTCCGGCGGCCAGTACGAAGACGGCACCACCGACATCACGCGCACGATCGCGATCGGTACTCTCGAAGACGGCTTCAAGCGCGAAGTGGCCGACCGCTTCACGCGCGTGCTCAAGGGCCATATTGCGCTCGCCCGCGCGCGCTTTCCGGCGGGCACGTCGGGCTCGCAGCTCGATGTGTTGGCCCGTCGCGCTTTGTGGGACGCGGGCCTCGATTACGACCATGGCACGGGCCACGGCGTGGGCGCGTTCCTCTCGGTGCACGAAGGTCCGCAGCGCATTTCCAAGATGCCGAACAGCGTGGCGCTCCAGCCCGGCATGGTCGTGTCGAACGAGCCCGGCTACTACAAAACCGGGGCCTACGGCATTCGCATCGAAAATCTCGTCGCGGTCGCAGATCTGCCCAAAGCGCCGGCCGCCGAACGCGCGATGCTGGGTTTCGAAACACTCACCCTTGCCCCCATCGACCGCAATCTCGTCGATCGCGATCTGCTCGATGCGGGCGAACTTGCTTGGTTCGACGCCTACCATGCGCGCGTGGCCGCCGAAATCGGCCCCTTGGTCGAAGACGCGACGAAGGCGTGGCTCAAAGCTGCAACCGCCCCGCTCTAG
- a CDS encoding DUF1127 domain-containing protein codes for MSAPSLSAPNASSNVQDRFLAGQVDMALDARRLRSQAFAAFTADALVTVGASFKAAVARLKNWNERRATFAELESLDDRILADIGLSRSEISQVASGHYVRDSQDYRQNAIETVKEAANQDRNRNAA; via the coding sequence ATGTCCGCCCCCTCGCTTTCGGCCCCGAATGCCTCTTCCAACGTCCAGGACCGTTTCCTGGCCGGTCAGGTGGATATGGCACTGGATGCGCGCCGTTTGCGTAGCCAAGCCTTTGCCGCTTTCACGGCCGACGCCCTTGTGACCGTCGGCGCCAGCTTCAAGGCTGCGGTTGCGCGCCTGAAAAACTGGAACGAACGCCGCGCCACCTTTGCCGAGCTCGAATCGCTCGACGACCGCATCCTGGCCGATATCGGCTTGAGCCGCAGCGAAATCAGCCAGGTGGCGAGCGGCCACTATGTGCGCGATTCGCAAGACTATCGCCAGAATGCGATCGAAACCGTGAAGGAAGCGGCCAACCAGGACCGCAACCGCAACGCCGCGTAA
- a CDS encoding helix-turn-helix domain-containing protein produces the protein MVDFHPNHPSAAYAAKPAREGAVPGPGRSYDWALVVAMLSRGHKVNEVARFTGISRSQIWRILRRSNVARGMLHEVRVRRAVETATRLELARSAAVELILNEVKDGNLRAALWVADRLSVTSWGYPTQKLTPADMAEVAAAEAAIPDPDRSYHLDADGNSAPPPKGEETPLELGDIDE, from the coding sequence ATGGTCGACTTTCACCCCAACCATCCGTCGGCCGCCTATGCGGCCAAACCGGCGCGCGAAGGGGCGGTGCCTGGGCCGGGGCGCAGCTACGATTGGGCGTTGGTCGTAGCGATGTTGAGTCGCGGCCACAAAGTCAATGAAGTGGCACGCTTTACGGGCATCTCGCGCTCGCAGATCTGGCGCATCTTGCGTCGGTCGAACGTCGCGCGCGGCATGCTGCACGAGGTGCGCGTGCGCCGCGCGGTCGAGACCGCGACCCGGCTCGAATTGGCGCGCAGTGCGGCGGTCGAACTCATCTTGAACGAGGTCAAAGACGGCAATCTGCGCGCGGCCTTGTGGGTCGCCGACCGGCTGAGCGTTACGAGCTGGGGCTATCCGACCCAGAAACTGACGCCGGCCGACATGGCCGAGGTGGCTGCGGCCGAGGCGGCGATCCCGGATCCCGACCGTTCGTACCATCTCGATGCCGACGGCAATTCCGCCCCGCCGCCCAAGGGCGAGGAAACGCCCCTGGAACTTGGGGACATAGATGAATGA
- a CDS encoding pentapeptide repeat-containing protein encodes MTPSTEISPQQKKFDAAAAVHRAYLMIKPGGKRMDARGEQYGAVVARGRNLANAVLSGANFAGAQMQDCDLSMADLFGAAFSFADLSGAKMRRAKACGARFDGAVLRDADLRDVDFRPGQNMQWSVGLGKSGESQQSQSEPSAADGTSTGQPVAATGAAVFTNADLRGANLEGAKLKDAILDGVNLEGAVLAGCDLRGASLRGVKLDGIDLSTANLTGANFAPPREAPAPKIDVRSVLEAHKLWTVSGGAKGMRAMLDDCDLSGMDLRGLDLSAASLNRANLARANLSQGLLRLASFVQANLTDANLAMADMAGAMLMGAILRRADLTQARLVPVELKDHAGKPNGRKFPANLSNANLAHAIFNKANLTGAILRGADITRASFVDAVTDGIDLAGVRKFE; translated from the coding sequence ATGACGCCCAGCACCGAGATTTCGCCGCAGCAGAAGAAGTTCGACGCGGCAGCCGCCGTCCACCGCGCCTATTTGATGATCAAACCCGGCGGCAAGCGCATGGACGCGCGCGGCGAACAGTACGGCGCGGTCGTGGCGCGCGGCCGCAATCTCGCCAATGCGGTGCTGTCGGGTGCCAATTTCGCGGGCGCGCAGATGCAGGATTGCGACCTGTCGATGGCCGATCTGTTCGGTGCGGCCTTCAGCTTTGCCGATCTGAGCGGGGCCAAGATGCGCCGCGCCAAAGCGTGCGGTGCACGCTTCGACGGGGCCGTGCTGCGCGACGCCGATCTGCGCGACGTCGATTTCCGGCCGGGCCAGAATATGCAATGGAGCGTCGGTCTCGGCAAAAGCGGCGAGAGCCAGCAGTCGCAGAGCGAGCCGTCGGCTGCCGACGGCACATCGACGGGCCAGCCCGTCGCGGCGACCGGGGCCGCCGTGTTCACGAACGCCGATCTGCGCGGCGCCAATCTCGAAGGGGCGAAGCTCAAGGACGCGATCCTCGACGGCGTCAATCTTGAGGGCGCGGTTTTGGCCGGCTGCGATTTGCGCGGGGCGAGCTTGCGCGGCGTCAAGCTCGACGGCATCGATCTCAGCACCGCCAATCTCACGGGCGCCAATTTCGCGCCGCCGCGCGAAGCGCCCGCGCCGAAGATCGACGTGCGCTCGGTGCTCGAGGCGCACAAACTCTGGACCGTGTCGGGCGGTGCGAAGGGCATGCGCGCCATGCTCGACGACTGCGATTTGAGCGGCATGGATCTGCGCGGGCTCGATCTCAGTGCGGCGTCGCTGAACCGCGCCAATCTCGCACGCGCGAACCTGTCGCAGGGTCTGCTGCGGCTCGCGAGCTTCGTGCAGGCCAATCTGACCGACGCCAATCTCGCGATGGCCGACATGGCGGGAGCGATGCTGATGGGGGCGATCTTGCGCCGCGCCGATTTGACCCAGGCGCGTCTGGTTCCGGTCGAACTCAAGGATCATGCCGGCAAGCCCAATGGCCGGAAGTTTCCGGCCAATCTCAGCAACGCCAATCTCGCCCACGCGATCTTCAACAAAGCCAATCTGACGGGCGCTATCCTGCGCGGCGCCGACATCACGCGCGCGAGCTTCGTCGACGCCGTGACCGACGGCATCGACCTTGCGGGCGTGCGCAAATTCGAGTGA
- the fliG gene encoding flagellar motor switch protein FliG: MRVKDDYRSLTGAEKAAIILLSLGEESAGKLFALMTDDEIKEISQTMSTLGSINAAIIERLIIEFADQMSASGSVMGSFDSTERLLSKVLDKNRAAEILDEVRGPAGRTMWDKLGNVNEVLLANFLKNEYPQTVAVILNKIRPDHSARVLSSLPDSFAMEVIMRMLRMESVPKEVLDDVERVLRNEFMSNLAKTSRKDTHELMAEIFNGLGRDTEARFMSALEERNRDSSERIKSLMFKFEDLAKLDPGGVQTLLRAVDKNRLAPALKGAPEVLRDLVFSNMSERAGKMLREEMEALGPLRSKDVYEAQAAIIATAKDLAAREEIVLSNKTDDDNDLIY; the protein is encoded by the coding sequence ATGCGCGTCAAAGACGACTATCGCAGTCTGACCGGCGCCGAGAAGGCCGCGATCATCCTCTTGTCGCTTGGCGAAGAGTCGGCCGGCAAACTGTTCGCGCTGATGACCGACGACGAGATCAAAGAGATCTCGCAGACCATGTCGACGCTCGGCAGCATCAATGCGGCGATCATCGAGCGCCTGATCATCGAATTCGCCGACCAGATGTCGGCGAGCGGTTCGGTCATGGGCAGTTTCGACTCGACCGAGCGGCTCCTGTCCAAGGTGCTCGACAAGAACCGCGCTGCCGAAATCCTCGACGAGGTGCGCGGGCCCGCCGGGCGCACGATGTGGGACAAGCTCGGCAACGTCAACGAAGTGCTGCTCGCGAACTTCCTCAAGAACGAATATCCGCAGACAGTGGCCGTCATCCTCAACAAGATCCGGCCCGATCATTCGGCGCGCGTGCTGAGCTCGCTGCCCGACAGTTTCGCGATGGAAGTCATCATGCGCATGCTGCGCATGGAAAGCGTGCCCAAAGAAGTTCTCGACGACGTCGAGCGCGTGCTGCGCAACGAGTTCATGTCGAACCTTGCAAAGACGAGCCGCAAAGACACGCACGAGCTGATGGCCGAGATTTTCAACGGCCTCGGGCGCGACACCGAAGCGCGTTTCATGTCCGCACTCGAAGAGCGCAACCGCGACTCATCCGAACGCATCAAGTCGCTGATGTTCAAGTTTGAGGATCTCGCCAAGCTCGATCCGGGCGGCGTGCAGACGCTGCTGCGCGCGGTCGACAAAAACAGGCTCGCGCCCGCCCTCAAAGGGGCGCCGGAAGTACTGCGCGATCTCGTGTTCTCGAACATGTCCGAACGTGCCGGCAAAATGCTGCGCGAGGAGATGGAAGCGCTCGGCCCCTTGCGCAGCAAGGACGTCTACGAAGCGCAGGCCGCCATCATCGCGACGGCAAAGGATCTCGCCGCGCGCGAGGAAATCGTTCTGTCCAACAAGACCGACGACGACAACGACCTGATCTACTGA
- a CDS encoding PAS domain-containing protein, whose product MLSLSPKPRIVAAALRPALVRWHADEAVCGKIENFGAHWRALAAAKGGVPTRRDFDPAAIPALLPNLLLIEARGDTGRNRVRLAGTCVAAAMGSDITGYDLQNLPREDGARALAAGVELCLAQQRPIPGEFTLAAESQSAIAGFRFLAAPLAATRASPGVALVLVLFVAFNGSEVAPQWLGMPTVL is encoded by the coding sequence ATGCTCAGTCTGTCGCCGAAACCGCGTATCGTTGCCGCTGCTTTGCGGCCTGCCCTCGTGCGTTGGCATGCCGACGAAGCCGTGTGCGGCAAGATTGAAAATTTCGGCGCGCATTGGCGTGCGCTCGCGGCCGCGAAAGGCGGGGTGCCGACGCGCCGCGATTTCGACCCCGCCGCCATTCCGGCCCTGCTACCCAACCTGCTGCTGATCGAAGCGCGCGGCGATACCGGCCGCAATCGCGTGCGGCTTGCGGGTACGTGCGTTGCCGCCGCAATGGGGTCCGACATCACCGGCTACGATCTGCAGAATCTGCCGCGCGAAGACGGCGCGCGGGCCCTCGCCGCCGGGGTCGAGCTGTGCCTGGCCCAGCAGCGCCCCATCCCGGGCGAGTTCACGCTTGCCGCCGAGTCCCAAAGCGCCATCGCCGGCTTCCGCTTTTTGGCAGCGCCCTTGGCCGCGACGCGCGCTTCGCCGGGGGTGGCGCTGGTGCTGGTTCTTTTTGTCGCGTTCAACGGCAGCGAAGTCGCCCCGCAATGGCTCGGCATGCCGACGGTCCTCTGA
- a CDS encoding cell division protein ZapA: protein MSQIVVRVNGRDYPIVCDDGREERIQGIGSYVDEKVREVVAQVGQAGDARLMLLAALNLGDELAAAYDTLEDLRGQPPRTIVDPALVAAAEAAREDAAIAKAQAAAAENSAQAAYAQSKAADEARARAEAATQSWIAKAEDMAKRLGEAEARAATAEAQAAAAIARAADLEAELADTGARADDADSRAIDAQARAGTAEGDLVQTRKRIAELETALAAANTAAKATDTRLAAAEAQIAEAQARFEAAAAHAVAKEQALASAEAEQAAFDPLLARIESLVRTAEDSAAA from the coding sequence ATGAGCCAGATCGTCGTACGCGTCAACGGGCGCGACTATCCGATCGTCTGCGACGACGGGCGCGAAGAGCGCATCCAGGGCATCGGCAGCTATGTCGACGAGAAGGTGCGCGAGGTTGTGGCGCAAGTCGGCCAAGCGGGCGATGCGCGACTGATGCTGCTCGCCGCCCTCAATTTGGGCGACGAACTCGCCGCCGCCTACGACACGCTCGAAGATCTGCGCGGCCAGCCGCCGCGCACGATCGTCGATCCGGCCCTTGTTGCTGCGGCCGAAGCCGCGCGCGAAGACGCTGCCATCGCCAAAGCGCAAGCGGCTGCCGCCGAGAATTCGGCGCAAGCCGCCTATGCGCAATCCAAAGCCGCCGACGAGGCGCGCGCGCGCGCCGAAGCCGCCACGCAAAGCTGGATCGCCAAGGCCGAAGACATGGCCAAGCGGCTCGGCGAGGCCGAAGCGCGTGCGGCCACGGCCGAAGCGCAAGCCGCCGCCGCAATCGCCCGCGCGGCCGACCTCGAAGCCGAACTCGCCGACACGGGTGCCCGCGCCGACGATGCCGACAGCCGTGCGATCGACGCCCAAGCGCGCGCAGGCACCGCCGAAGGCGATTTGGTGCAAACGCGCAAGCGCATTGCCGAACTCGAAACGGCGCTGGCTGCAGCGAACACTGCCGCCAAAGCGACCGACACGCGCCTTGCCGCTGCCGAAGCGCAGATCGCCGAGGCGCAAGCGCGCTTCGAAGCGGCGGCCGCACACGCCGTCGCCAAGGAGCAAGCGCTTGCCTCGGCCGAAGCCGAACAAGCCGCATTCGATCCGCTGCTCGCGCGAATCGAAAGTCTCGTGCGCACGGCCGAGGACAGTGCCGCTGCCTGA